A single window of Dermacentor albipictus isolate Rhodes 1998 colony chromosome 1, USDA_Dalb.pri_finalv2, whole genome shotgun sequence DNA harbors:
- the LOC135914913 gene encoding pyroglutamyl-peptidase 1, whose amino-acid sequence MNTDGSTYLAYKHIFFNAFVVPGDFSFEFTMAAKSSDSLNGVCLPENEPTVLLTGFGLFRDYGHNSSNEVVKALAETGIPGTRLVTKEVPVEYDTVSSVVPQLWKDIKPDLVVHCGMNATARNLVVENQAYNGSYCAADNKGATPKQGLCCRVSPQNERLRTCFDLVALTKKLKTAGCPVPVEISNDAGRFLCEFIYFTSLRISPWTVFIHVPPVDQPHSVQQLACTVSTIVLELLEQKKSMGKLSAAKAKLDQSKSKKKPAVATRSSSESS is encoded by the exons ATGAATACAGACGGCAGCACATATCTCGCGtataaacatattttttttaatgcgtttgTAGTTCCCGGCGATTTCAGTTTCGAATTTACTATGGCGGCGAAGAGCAGTGACTCGTTGAACG GTGTGTGCCTGCCTGAAAACGAACCGACCGTTCTCCTGACAG GGTTCGGGCTGTTCCGTGACTACGGCCACAATTCGAGTAATGAAGTGGTCAAAGCCCTCGCCGAGACTGGCATTCCTGGAACGAGACTCGTGACGAAAGAAGTCCCAGTAGAGTACGATACTGTTTCAAGCGTGGTGCCTCAGTTGTGGAAGGATATCAAGCCTGAT cttGTGGTCCACTGTGGAATGAATGCCACTGCCCGGAACTTGGTTGTGGAAAACCAAGCTTACAATGGCAGTTATTGTGCTGCTGACAACAAGGGTGCCACACCTAAACAG GGCCTATGCTGTAGGGTGTCTCCACAAAACGAACGACTCCGCACCTGCTTTGACCTCGTTGCCCTGACCAAGAAGCTTAAGACAGCCGGCTGCCCTGTTCCCGTTGAGATTTCAAATGATGCTGGCAG GTTCCTGTGTGAGTTCATCTACTTCACCTCACTAAGGATCAGTCCTTGGACCGTATTCATCCATGTGCCACCTGTAGATCAGCCCCACAGTGTTCAACAGCTTGCCTGCACGGTCAGCACTATTGTATTGGAGCTCCTTGAGCAAAAGAAGAGTATGGGCAAGTTGTCTGCTGCTAAAGCTAAGCTTGACCAGAGTAAAAGTAAGAAGAAGCCGGCTGTTGCAACAAGGAGCAGCAGTGAAAGCAGCTGA